A genomic stretch from Bradyrhizobium sp. 195 includes:
- the ybgC gene encoding tol-pal system-associated acyl-CoA thioesterase codes for MTASLDGEIRDGGHHMQVRVYFEDTDSGQIVYHANFLRFMERGRTNYLRLLGTTQQALLKEAKNDAPGFAFVVRSMTIDFLKPAVLDDLLDVVTAPQEVRGASIALLQECRRGDNLLVTARVRVAFISAGKAQRIPKSLRLAMEGLR; via the coding sequence GTGACAGCTTCTCTTGATGGCGAAATTCGCGACGGCGGCCATCATATGCAGGTTCGCGTCTATTTCGAAGATACTGACTCCGGTCAGATTGTTTATCACGCAAATTTTTTGCGCTTCATGGAACGGGGTAGAACGAACTACTTGCGCCTGCTCGGAACCACTCAGCAAGCGCTACTCAAAGAAGCCAAGAACGATGCGCCCGGCTTTGCCTTCGTGGTCCGCTCAATGACGATCGATTTTCTAAAACCGGCGGTCTTGGATGACCTGCTTGACGTCGTCACAGCCCCGCAAGAGGTGAGGGGAGCGTCGATTGCCTTGCTGCAGGAATGCAGGCGCGGAGACAATCTCCTAGTCACGGCGCGTGTACGCGTGGCGTTTATTTCAGCCGGAAAGGCGCAGCGCATCCCGAAGTCGCTGCGGCTCGCTATGGAAGGGCTTAGATAA
- the tnpB gene encoding IS66 family insertion sequence element accessory protein TnpB (TnpB, as the term is used for proteins encoded by IS66 family insertion elements, is considered an accessory protein, since TnpC, encoded by a neighboring gene, is a DDE family transposase.): MFRLGGDLQVYLHREPIDFRAGINSLAVLVQETMALDPFTPAVFAFCNRRCDRMKLLFFDRSGFVLVLKRLTEDKFRWPRRREAVVTLTTEQLHWILDGIDIDAMVRHPVRQYQVAG; encoded by the coding sequence ATGTTCAGACTGGGCGGTGACCTGCAGGTCTATCTGCACCGTGAGCCGATCGACTTCCGGGCTGGCATCAACAGCCTTGCGGTCCTGGTCCAGGAGACGATGGCGCTCGATCCATTCACTCCGGCGGTTTTTGCGTTCTGCAATCGCCGTTGCGACCGGATGAAGTTGCTGTTCTTCGACCGGTCCGGCTTTGTGCTGGTCCTGAAGCGGCTGACCGAGGACAAGTTCCGATGGCCGCGCCGCCGGGAGGCGGTCGTCACGCTGACGACCGAGCAATTGCACTGGATCCTTGACGGCATCGATATCGATGCGATGGTCCGCCATCCGGTGCGGCAATATCAGGTTGCCGGCTGA
- a CDS encoding coproporphyrinogen-III oxidase family protein, producing MRAPTYSEALEFAIDRSYDINLDMLRSRNLHLDTHNDYLVGTYPPLKAMGDLNAEKLLLQVSSSIDLYFHIPFCDQYCTFCHFAKEINPSSGRVERYLAALDKEMSWSDAALAGRAVETAFFGGGTPSFLTNGQLETLFGMISRRFDLSKSEVSFELHPSLAKQVDAADRISTLLRAGVNRFVLGVQSLDPSILRILNRGHHVDEVVQLVKLLNEMGVQNLSLDLMYGLPQQTLRSWYDSLIGLLDMGIEKFNVFPLMFKSTDPVARHLARGRYQFAGAKERIIMHFMAEHILTKLGYRHGPIFYWSKQSQPHSIQQSRKYDSWNDNNLVPFGVAGFGYMSQCQFYNEADLDRYLYRVEAGEKPVWKGVVLSQDDLMRRTVMFALRSSGVLLSRFEREFGVSIEKCFGRELELLNEAGLICISNGLLSLTAAGTINSGAVSLLFFSNNILERVAYNDSRIIDKRTDLLEKHDYSPAARYGSSAEMQVAFR from the coding sequence ATGCGTGCGCCGACCTATTCCGAGGCCTTGGAATTCGCGATCGACCGCTCGTACGACATTAACCTTGACATGTTGAGGTCACGGAATTTGCACCTTGACACGCACAACGATTATCTTGTCGGCACATATCCGCCTCTCAAGGCAATGGGCGACCTGAATGCCGAAAAGTTGTTGCTTCAGGTTTCGTCGTCAATTGATCTCTATTTTCACATCCCCTTTTGTGATCAGTATTGTACCTTTTGCCACTTCGCCAAGGAAATCAATCCATCTTCCGGGCGAGTGGAGCGCTATCTGGCGGCTTTAGATAAAGAGATGAGTTGGTCGGACGCGGCGCTGGCTGGCAGAGCTGTTGAGACTGCTTTTTTTGGAGGCGGCACTCCCTCGTTCTTGACCAACGGTCAACTCGAAACGCTATTTGGTATGATTAGCCGGCGCTTTGATTTGTCTAAGTCGGAAGTGAGTTTCGAATTGCATCCCTCTCTTGCAAAGCAAGTGGACGCTGCAGATCGCATATCCACACTGCTTAGAGCCGGCGTAAACCGCTTCGTATTGGGCGTTCAGAGTCTGGATCCGAGCATTTTACGCATATTGAACCGCGGGCACCACGTGGACGAGGTAGTACAACTCGTAAAGTTACTGAATGAGATGGGCGTTCAGAATCTGTCGCTTGACCTCATGTATGGGTTGCCGCAGCAAACGCTCCGGAGCTGGTACGACTCACTTATCGGCTTACTGGATATGGGAATAGAGAAGTTCAATGTATTCCCATTGATGTTTAAATCTACAGACCCCGTAGCCCGCCATTTGGCTCGGGGACGATATCAATTTGCCGGGGCTAAGGAGCGCATTATCATGCATTTTATGGCCGAGCACATCCTCACGAAACTCGGCTATCGCCATGGGCCGATTTTCTATTGGAGTAAGCAGTCGCAGCCACACTCGATTCAACAGAGCCGCAAATACGATTCCTGGAACGACAATAATCTGGTCCCGTTTGGGGTTGCCGGATTTGGTTACATGAGCCAGTGCCAGTTCTATAACGAGGCAGATTTAGATCGCTACCTATATAGGGTTGAGGCGGGCGAGAAGCCTGTGTGGAAGGGTGTTGTCCTGTCGCAAGATGATCTCATGCGCAGAACGGTAATGTTTGCCCTGCGAAGCAGTGGGGTGTTGCTCTCCCGCTTCGAGCGGGAGTTTGGGGTGTCCATCGAGAAATGCTTTGGCCGCGAGCTTGAACTCTTGAATGAGGCAGGACTCATCTGCATTTCAAACGGCCTGCTTTCGTTAACTGCCGCCGGCACTATCAATTCGGGCGCCGTATCGCTGCTATTTTTCTCGAACAATATACTCGAGCGGGTCGCGTACAACGACAGTAGGATAATAGACAAACGAACTGATCTGCTCGAAAAGCACGATTACTCACCGGCCGCACGATACGGGTCAAGTGCCGAAATGCAAGTTGCGTTTCGATGA
- a CDS encoding GNAT family N-acetyltransferase: MSQDELILRRFEFGDSDDAWHLHRSASQDVGVCGPEGVWEDDLRNIGEVYIASGGDFVVAYIGPRFAAMGGLKPFDDDVAELKRMRVDPVFQRRGFGRRVLRELESRAVALGFKWIMLDTTTIQVGAQRLYESAGYVRRREGMLHGYAVIFYEKRLI, translated from the coding sequence ATGTCTCAAGACGAACTGATCCTTCGTCGGTTCGAGTTCGGGGATAGCGATGATGCATGGCATCTGCACAGAAGCGCATCGCAGGATGTTGGTGTGTGTGGCCCGGAAGGGGTTTGGGAGGATGATTTACGCAATATCGGGGAAGTATACATCGCCTCGGGCGGAGACTTCGTAGTTGCGTATATTGGTCCCCGGTTCGCTGCCATGGGTGGGCTGAAACCTTTTGATGATGATGTCGCAGAACTAAAACGTATGCGGGTCGACCCCGTCTTTCAGCGACGAGGGTTTGGAAGGAGGGTTCTTCGTGAATTGGAGTCGCGAGCTGTTGCTCTCGGTTTCAAGTGGATAATGCTCGATACAACAACGATCCAAGTAGGGGCCCAAAGACTTTATGAGAGCGCTGGCTATGTTCGCCGCAGGGAAGGGATGTTGCACGGATATGCAGTGATCTTCTACGAGAAGCGGCTCATTTGA
- a CDS encoding HGGxSTG domain-containing protein has protein sequence MQCGAKTRSGKPCQSLAMPNGRCRMHGGPSPGAPKGNKHRFKHGHYSAAAIARRRELSALMRAARELIRSVG, from the coding sequence ATGCAGTGCGGAGCGAAGACCCGGAGCGGGAAGCCCTGCCAGTCGCTCGCAATGCCTAACGGTCGCTGCCGCATGCATGGTGGGCCGTCGCCCGGAGCTCCAAAGGGCAACAAGCATCGCTTCAAGCATGGGCATTATTCGGCTGCAGCGATCGCCAGACGGCGAGAGTTGTCTGCGCTGATGCGGGCCGCGAGAGAATTGATAAGGAGCGTGGGCTGA
- a CDS encoding tyrosine-type recombinase/integrase: protein MEKSKESLRAEGTTNYLRLTDAAIRAATLPPGKSQHYLHDTEQPGLAIRMRATGGRTWVFMFTKPGTKGTQRKTLGAWPKFNEKAARRAATVVAGEVVIGIDPNEGKREAKRQALAERQCTTLATLIVEDGPYEMSLTGRQVVNWKPAMSALRRGLKDHFDLAIAELTRRQIMAAVDRIGKTGKRGAAKDLRKHTHTFLEWCVGEGYVEHNVLAGYRVPKETRAQRVGRRTKGRALTDEEIIKVWHASGKLGTFGLLTRMCLLGGPRRSEPAMIEWQNHVMNDRITFDAAWTKMGLYHDVPRTHLVDEVLTAAKHFQRATSDYVFPSPKTGGQMSGFTNLVDRLVKEAGVAKFTMHDLRRSLRTIMSRCGYDNEIQRLCVGQKPRGIDQVYNHDEQWIIRKMAFEAAHDYIAELVGAKRGGKVVRLQRTNPLDPIKAELLGRLREHYAAATT, encoded by the coding sequence ATGGAAAAGAGTAAAGAATCTCTCAGAGCTGAAGGAACGACGAATTACCTGAGACTCACTGACGCGGCGATCCGTGCGGCGACGCTGCCGCCGGGCAAATCGCAGCACTATCTGCACGACACAGAGCAGCCGGGGCTCGCGATCAGGATGCGCGCGACTGGTGGCAGGACCTGGGTCTTCATGTTCACAAAGCCTGGGACGAAAGGCACCCAACGCAAGACGCTGGGTGCATGGCCCAAATTCAATGAGAAGGCCGCGCGCAGGGCCGCCACCGTCGTCGCTGGGGAGGTGGTCATTGGGATCGATCCCAATGAGGGCAAGCGCGAGGCGAAGCGGCAAGCGCTGGCCGAGCGGCAGTGCACGACACTGGCGACCTTGATCGTTGAAGATGGCCCCTACGAAATGTCCCTGACCGGGCGCCAGGTCGTCAACTGGAAACCGGCTATGTCGGCACTCCGACGCGGTCTGAAAGATCATTTCGACCTCGCCATCGCCGAGCTCACGCGACGGCAAATCATGGCGGCGGTGGACAGGATCGGCAAGACCGGCAAGCGCGGCGCAGCAAAGGACTTGCGCAAGCACACGCACACGTTCCTCGAATGGTGCGTCGGCGAAGGTTACGTCGAGCACAACGTGCTCGCCGGCTATCGCGTGCCCAAGGAGACGCGCGCGCAGCGGGTCGGGCGCCGAACGAAGGGCCGGGCGCTGACCGACGAGGAGATCATCAAAGTCTGGCACGCATCCGGCAAGCTTGGGACGTTTGGGCTATTGACACGAATGTGCCTACTTGGTGGCCCGCGCCGCAGCGAGCCAGCCATGATCGAATGGCAAAACCACGTCATGAATGACCGCATCACTTTCGATGCAGCATGGACCAAGATGGGCCTTTACCACGACGTGCCGCGTACCCACCTCGTTGACGAGGTGCTTACGGCCGCAAAACATTTCCAGCGTGCGACGTCGGACTATGTCTTCCCGTCACCGAAGACCGGCGGCCAGATGTCGGGCTTCACAAACTTGGTCGACCGCCTGGTCAAGGAAGCGGGTGTCGCCAAGTTCACAATGCATGACTTAAGGCGCAGCTTGCGAACCATCATGTCACGCTGCGGCTATGACAACGAAATCCAGCGGTTGTGTGTCGGGCAAAAGCCGCGCGGGATCGATCAGGTCTACAATCACGACGAACAGTGGATCATCCGCAAGATGGCGTTCGAAGCTGCTCATGACTACATCGCGGAGTTGGTCGGCGCGAAACGGGGAGGCAAGGTCGTGCGCCTGCAGCGGACGAATCCGCTCGATCCCATCAAGGCCGAATTGCTTGGCCGTCTTCGCGAGCATTATGCGGCTGCGACGACTTAG
- a CDS encoding NAD(P)/FAD-dependent oxidoreductase produces MRNNSASHGLWALTAPPAPDTVPLASDTAADVIVIGAGYTGLSSALHLAEGGARVALLEASEIGFGGSGRNVGLVNAGMWVMPDTLPDTLGAPFGERLIEQLGRGPQKVFDLIEKHGIECEVERAGTLHCAVGRKGLQEIEARAEQWQKRGAPVVVLNAEETRRKVGGGEYSGALLDKRAGTIQPLAYVHGLARAALAAGARIFTQSEAVTAQHNGLRWRISTESGSVDAEWVIVATDAYGKGLWSQVRQEQIHLPYFNFATGSLPDGLRKSILPERQGAWDTREVLSSFRLDRSGRLVFGSVGALEGIGASVHRAWAQRSLRKLFPGLQDVEFETGWFGMIGMTSDNLPRLHELDRNVVAFSGYNGRGIAPGTVFGSVLASYVLGQIAENDLPLPVTAVERQRFRAAREAFYIAGSQLVHLMESRF; encoded by the coding sequence ATGCGAAACAATTCAGCATCACATGGATTGTGGGCTCTCACCGCGCCACCGGCGCCAGACACTGTTCCCCTCGCCAGTGACACCGCAGCGGATGTGATCGTGATTGGCGCTGGATATACCGGGCTGTCGTCTGCACTTCATCTCGCGGAAGGAGGGGCGCGCGTCGCGCTGTTGGAGGCGTCCGAAATTGGGTTCGGCGGTTCGGGCCGGAACGTCGGTCTGGTTAACGCGGGCATGTGGGTGATGCCTGACACCCTTCCGGATACGCTCGGCGCCCCGTTCGGCGAACGGTTGATTGAACAACTCGGCCGTGGACCGCAAAAGGTGTTCGACCTCATCGAAAAGCATGGCATCGAATGTGAAGTGGAGCGTGCCGGTACCCTGCATTGTGCCGTCGGACGTAAGGGTTTGCAAGAGATCGAGGCCCGCGCCGAACAGTGGCAGAAGCGTGGCGCCCCTGTCGTAGTGCTAAATGCAGAGGAGACACGCAGGAAAGTGGGCGGTGGCGAATACAGCGGGGCGCTGCTCGATAAGCGCGCCGGGACGATACAGCCGCTGGCCTATGTGCACGGTCTAGCGAGAGCCGCGCTTGCAGCGGGGGCTAGGATATTCACACAGAGCGAGGCTGTTACTGCGCAACACAACGGCTTGCGCTGGAGGATCAGCACAGAAAGCGGATCGGTAGATGCGGAATGGGTGATCGTTGCGACGGATGCCTATGGTAAAGGACTTTGGTCGCAGGTACGGCAGGAGCAGATCCATCTGCCCTACTTCAACTTTGCTACGGGTTCTTTGCCGGATGGTCTGAGGAAGTCGATCCTGCCTGAACGGCAGGGAGCGTGGGACACTCGAGAGGTCCTCTCTTCATTTCGCTTGGATCGCTCCGGGCGCCTCGTGTTTGGCAGTGTTGGTGCCCTTGAGGGTATTGGCGCATCCGTTCACCGGGCATGGGCTCAGAGATCGTTGCGCAAGCTGTTTCCGGGACTTCAGGATGTCGAGTTTGAAACCGGCTGGTTCGGCATGATTGGAATGACCTCGGACAACCTGCCGCGCCTTCACGAGCTCGACCGCAACGTCGTTGCTTTCAGCGGTTACAACGGTCGCGGCATCGCACCTGGCACAGTCTTTGGCAGTGTGTTGGCTTCGTACGTTCTGGGGCAGATCGCGGAGAACGATCTTCCGCTGCCGGTCACTGCCGTTGAACGGCAACGCTTTCGTGCCGCGCGGGAAGCCTTCTACATCGCGGGGTCCCAACTTGTTCACCTAATGGAGTCCCGGTTCTGA
- the tnpA gene encoding IS66-like element accessory protein TnpA, with protein sequence MAADDQKLRVRLVGRNGRRRYEAASKERLVTACLEPGVSVSRLALEHGVNANLLRKWIKKHTATRSLPPSSRPAFIPVQLEGSADRALSRQDSVATVDLPATCDEMRGSEPKGTPAFCSPAKVSVSLPNGVKLALECGDVDALTAIIGALGHVQTGR encoded by the coding sequence ATGGCAGCGGATGATCAGAAACTGCGGGTCAGGCTTGTTGGCCGGAACGGTCGCCGGCGCTACGAGGCGGCATCGAAAGAGCGTCTTGTCACGGCCTGCCTTGAGCCTGGGGTTTCGGTATCGAGGCTTGCACTCGAACATGGGGTCAACGCGAACCTCCTTCGGAAGTGGATCAAGAAGCACACCGCCACCAGGTCGCTGCCGCCGTCCTCACGCCCGGCGTTCATCCCGGTTCAGCTTGAGGGGTCCGCCGATCGAGCCCTGTCGCGGCAAGACAGCGTGGCGACGGTGGATTTGCCGGCGACTTGCGATGAAATGCGTGGTTCGGAACCCAAAGGGACTCCAGCTTTTTGTTCTCCGGCCAAAGTGAGCGTGTCGCTGCCGAACGGCGTGAAGCTCGCGCTGGAATGCGGCGATGTGGATGCATTGACGGCGATCATCGGAGCACTGGGCCATGTTCAGACTGGGCGGTGA
- a CDS encoding response regulator transcription factor has translation MQGAAVVILVVEDDQLVRELVADALSEGGFEAEVTNTGEEAVTRLKSDTNKYRALITDINLLGTLNGWEVGHRARELNHDIPVIYMTGAAADQWSANGVPNSILLNKPFAPAQIVAAVAQLLNTSAPPT, from the coding sequence GTGCAAGGCGCAGCAGTGGTGATCTTGGTCGTGGAAGACGATCAACTAGTCCGGGAGTTGGTGGCTGACGCACTGTCCGAGGGTGGCTTTGAAGCGGAAGTCACGAACACGGGAGAAGAGGCGGTGACCCGTCTGAAGAGTGACACAAACAAGTATCGAGCCCTCATCACGGACATAAATCTGCTCGGCACGCTCAACGGGTGGGAAGTTGGGCACCGCGCCCGAGAGCTAAATCACGACATCCCCGTCATTTACATGACCGGCGCGGCGGCCGATCAATGGTCCGCCAACGGCGTGCCCAACAGCATCCTGTTGAACAAGCCGTTCGCGCCTGCGCAGATCGTGGCCGCCGTCGCTCAGCTTCTGAACACTAGTGCCCCGCCAACGTAA
- a CDS encoding helix-turn-helix domain-containing protein — MASAPNPLLKELGLHFRRARMAAGLSQEQVALRANISRPRYRDIETGAAAARATTLVNVARALGMEMMLIPQAMVPAIQSMLQPATGDDDHPAFTSDVEEEEHE; from the coding sequence ATGGCTTCGGCTCCAAACCCGCTGCTCAAGGAACTTGGCCTGCACTTTCGCAGAGCACGAATGGCTGCTGGCCTATCCCAGGAGCAAGTCGCCCTCCGGGCGAACATTAGCAGGCCCCGCTATCGCGACATTGAAACGGGTGCCGCTGCAGCCCGCGCAACGACACTCGTCAACGTTGCCCGCGCCCTTGGCATGGAAATGATGCTGATTCCGCAAGCGATGGTACCGGCTATTCAATCAATGCTGCAGCCAGCTACGGGCGATGATGACCATCCTGCGTTCACGTCAGATGTTGAGGAGGAGGAGCATGAATAA
- the tnpC gene encoding IS66 family transposase yields MNRTGDPSVEVLLARIAALQADNHQLADRVVKLEEELALARLHRFAPRSEKHVDRLFNEAEQAADEDDAGSETNNIAELPDTGLPPVENTTGKKRGRRPLPANLPRERVEYDLPDDQKACPCCRGQMHRMGEAVTEQLHIEVKAKVLQNVRFKYACRHCDRTGINAPVVTAPMPTQPLPGSVATASTLAFALVHKYVDGTPLYRLAQAFERAGVPVSRGALGRWVIGSSEKHLSRIYDALKLRLRSQPLIHGDETTVQVLKEKDKKATSTSYMWAYRSGKGSHEPIVLLDYQPGRGQIHPQAFLGDYRGIVMSDGYTAWRTLELATHIGCMAHSRRRFVDALRARKKGGGPPEQALRFFDQLYRVERQARDGIPEKGETQADCIRRFRQQHSVPILNALKVWLDDMAPKVLPDSKLGDAVSYTRNQWEYLTRYTGDGSMPIDNNLLERDIRVFATGRKSWLFSDTVDGAKASAVVYSLMLTCRASRVEPLAWLRHVLTESPQRAGDADITDLLPFNFHKAATA; encoded by the coding sequence ATGAATCGAACCGGCGATCCGAGTGTTGAAGTGCTGTTGGCGCGCATTGCTGCGCTGCAGGCGGATAACCATCAACTCGCCGACCGCGTCGTCAAACTCGAGGAAGAACTGGCGCTGGCACGCCTGCATCGTTTTGCGCCACGCAGCGAAAAGCACGTCGATCGTCTCTTCAATGAAGCCGAGCAGGCCGCCGATGAGGATGACGCCGGCAGTGAAACGAACAATATCGCCGAACTTCCGGACACGGGCTTGCCACCCGTCGAAAACACAACGGGAAAGAAGCGCGGCCGCAGGCCGCTGCCGGCGAACCTGCCGCGTGAGCGCGTCGAGTATGACCTGCCCGACGATCAGAAGGCGTGTCCTTGCTGCCGTGGCCAGATGCATCGCATGGGCGAGGCTGTCACCGAGCAACTTCATATCGAGGTGAAGGCGAAGGTTTTACAGAACGTACGCTTCAAATATGCGTGCCGCCATTGCGATCGCACCGGGATCAACGCCCCTGTCGTGACCGCGCCGATGCCGACGCAGCCGCTGCCGGGCAGCGTTGCCACGGCCTCAACGCTGGCGTTCGCGCTGGTTCATAAATATGTCGATGGCACGCCGCTCTACCGCCTGGCGCAGGCCTTCGAACGCGCCGGTGTTCCGGTCAGCCGCGGCGCTTTGGGTCGCTGGGTGATCGGCTCGAGCGAGAAACATCTCTCCCGCATCTATGACGCCCTGAAGCTGCGGCTCAGATCGCAGCCTCTCATCCATGGCGACGAGACGACGGTTCAGGTCCTCAAGGAGAAGGACAAAAAGGCCACCAGCACATCGTATATGTGGGCTTATCGCAGCGGCAAGGGCAGTCACGAGCCCATCGTTCTTCTGGATTATCAGCCGGGCCGCGGCCAAATCCACCCGCAGGCCTTCCTCGGCGATTACCGCGGCATCGTGATGAGTGACGGCTATACCGCATGGCGCACGCTGGAACTGGCCACCCACATCGGCTGCATGGCCCACTCCCGGCGGCGCTTTGTCGATGCCCTCAGGGCGAGGAAGAAGGGCGGCGGTCCGCCCGAGCAGGCGCTGCGGTTCTTCGACCAGCTCTACCGGGTTGAAAGGCAGGCGCGGGACGGAATACCGGAGAAGGGTGAAACACAGGCCGACTGCATTCGCCGCTTCCGCCAGCAACATAGTGTCCCCATCCTCAATGCTCTCAAGGTATGGCTCGATGACATGGCCCCGAAGGTCTTGCCTGACAGCAAGCTCGGCGACGCCGTATCCTACACCCGAAACCAATGGGAATATCTGACGCGCTACACCGGGGACGGCAGCATGCCGATCGACAACAATCTTCTGGAGCGCGACATCAGGGTTTTTGCAACTGGCAGGAAGAGTTGGTTGTTCAGCGATACCGTGGACGGAGCCAAGGCCAGTGCCGTCGTCTACAGCCTGATGCTGACCTGCCGCGCCTCACGTGTCGAGCCGTTAGCGTGGTTGCGCCACGTCCTCACCGAATCGCCTCAGCGCGCCGGCGACGCCGATATTACCGACCTGCTGCCCTTCAACTTCCACAAAGCCGCCACTGCCTGA
- a CDS encoding phasin family protein, with protein sequence MTESQMKLPPNGTNVFAMPWLDFSKVMFPGVGRELAEQGLARAREGCEKIKVASEEMTQALRETYSSNARCTTDYGLKVFEISNANAASALDFFVYLFGSKSATDAYTLSAAQARKAFDTASDQNRELWALAQKLATETGEPIRRHFTRVLHPGG encoded by the coding sequence GTGACTGAAAGCCAAATGAAATTGCCGCCGAACGGAACGAACGTTTTCGCGATGCCATGGTTGGATTTCTCGAAGGTCATGTTTCCTGGCGTGGGGCGCGAACTCGCCGAGCAGGGCCTCGCCCGCGCACGGGAAGGCTGCGAGAAGATCAAGGTCGCATCGGAAGAGATGACGCAGGCGCTGCGTGAGACCTATTCGAGCAATGCGAGATGCACGACCGACTACGGGCTCAAGGTGTTCGAAATCTCAAACGCCAATGCCGCTTCTGCGCTCGATTTCTTCGTCTATCTGTTCGGCAGCAAGTCCGCGACCGACGCCTATACATTGTCGGCGGCGCAAGCCCGCAAGGCGTTCGACACCGCCTCTGACCAGAACAGGGAATTGTGGGCGCTTGCCCAGAAGCTCGCGACGGAAACGGGTGAGCCGATCAGGAGGCACTTCACCAGGGTCCTCCACCCAGGCGGCTAA
- a CDS encoding type II toxin-antitoxin system HipA family toxin: MNKPVLAAERIQSLDISLNDLAVGTLVRTPGDYNAFNLLPAYRSLNDPPIFSLSLRSADGSLRRDPKPIRGALPPFFANLLPEEKLREAMEKHHAASVRPGNDFDLLAALGTNLPGAVRALPSDGVPVPAGTESEGKKKARFSLAGVQMKLSVMKNTGKEGGITLGVDDEQGQYIAKFPSLTHIGLSENEFAILALAEALGMEVPARELVEKTDFAGIPEVFNTMSTGKVLVVRRFDRGADAARVHMEDFAQVFGRYPSEKHTGAAYHNIAAALNSGVSFDSAIEFVRRLALTAITGNSDMHLKNCSLLYPGDGRTPTLAPIYDVLSTVSYIPKDGLALSLAGEKSFKALTPERWRNFANRSRLPEGAVMTAVAETAAAVRDKWSVLPERDVVPGQVLERIDAHIDEMVPILDP, encoded by the coding sequence ATGAATAAGCCTGTCCTCGCGGCTGAACGTATCCAATCGCTCGACATCTCATTAAACGATCTTGCCGTCGGCACGCTCGTCCGAACGCCGGGCGACTACAACGCATTCAATCTCTTGCCCGCGTATCGGAGCTTGAACGACCCTCCGATCTTCAGCCTGTCGCTTCGCTCGGCGGATGGCAGCCTCCGCCGGGATCCCAAACCCATACGCGGCGCGCTGCCGCCGTTCTTCGCGAACTTGCTGCCCGAAGAGAAACTGCGCGAAGCAATGGAAAAGCACCACGCAGCGTCAGTAAGACCTGGAAACGACTTCGATCTCTTGGCCGCACTGGGGACAAATCTACCGGGAGCGGTACGAGCGTTGCCGAGCGACGGCGTCCCCGTTCCGGCCGGGACAGAATCAGAAGGCAAGAAGAAGGCGCGCTTTTCGCTCGCCGGTGTCCAGATGAAGCTCTCCGTCATGAAAAATACCGGAAAAGAAGGGGGGATCACGCTCGGCGTCGACGATGAGCAAGGGCAGTACATCGCGAAATTTCCCTCCCTCACCCACATTGGACTTTCGGAAAACGAATTCGCGATCCTAGCCTTGGCGGAAGCGCTAGGGATGGAAGTGCCTGCACGTGAGCTCGTCGAAAAGACGGATTTCGCCGGCATTCCGGAAGTGTTTAACACCATGTCCACGGGCAAAGTGCTTGTTGTCCGTCGCTTCGATCGCGGTGCCGATGCAGCGCGCGTGCATATGGAGGACTTTGCACAGGTCTTCGGCCGCTATCCGTCCGAGAAACATACCGGTGCGGCGTATCACAATATCGCGGCCGCGCTGAACAGCGGTGTCTCGTTCGATTCCGCGATCGAATTTGTCCGTCGTCTTGCGCTCACCGCGATCACGGGCAATAGCGACATGCATCTCAAGAATTGCTCGTTACTGTATCCTGGAGACGGACGGACGCCTACGTTGGCGCCAATCTACGACGTGCTCTCAACAGTTTCCTATATCCCGAAAGATGGTCTAGCATTGAGCCTTGCGGGCGAAAAGTCATTCAAGGCTCTGACTCCAGAGCGCTGGCGCAATTTCGCGAACCGCAGCCGTCTTCCAGAGGGGGCAGTGATGACGGCTGTAGCTGAGACCGCGGCGGCCGTGCGCGACAAGTGGTCAGTTCTTCCAGAACGCGACGTCGTGCCTGGGCAGGTTCTCGAGCGGATCGATGCACATATCGACGAAATGGTACCCATCCTTGACCCTTAG